From Pseudoalteromonas sp. DL-6, one genomic window encodes:
- a CDS encoding agmatine deiminase family protein, whose protein sequence is MNFRLLPEWAEQDAVMLTWPHKNTDWADNLARVEPVYIELAKHITAQQALVIVAHDEILKTHINSLLNDAGIEQTRVYFVVTPTNDTWARDHGPLTCSAIEKPEQLKVYDFTFNGWGNKFESALDNQINHTLVKQLSNTNNQYQALDMVLEGGGIEINEHGVLLTTSECLLNKNRNPDLNPSDIEVLLKAHLGATDFLWVDHGYLAGDDTDSHIDTLVRFAPNNTLVYVKCDDKSDEHFSALDAMEKQLQSFKTADNTPYKLIELPWPKAVYDDENTRLPATYANYLIINNAVLVPIYDDINDQRALTQVQKAYPEHTIIGVNCLPIIEQFGSLHCITMQLPRGFLAGAAQ, encoded by the coding sequence ATGAACTTTAGACTTTTACCTGAATGGGCCGAGCAAGATGCAGTTATGCTTACATGGCCACACAAAAATACCGATTGGGCTGATAATTTAGCGCGTGTTGAACCCGTTTATATTGAACTTGCAAAACATATTACTGCGCAACAAGCCTTAGTGATTGTTGCTCATGATGAAATATTAAAAACCCACATTAACTCATTACTAAATGATGCTGGTATTGAGCAAACCCGTGTATATTTTGTTGTTACTCCCACTAACGATACGTGGGCGCGCGACCATGGCCCACTTACCTGCAGCGCTATAGAAAAGCCAGAGCAATTAAAAGTCTACGATTTTACCTTTAATGGCTGGGGTAATAAGTTTGAAAGTGCCCTTGATAATCAAATAAACCACACATTAGTTAAACAGCTAAGCAATACAAACAACCAGTATCAAGCCCTCGATATGGTGCTTGAAGGCGGTGGTATTGAAATTAATGAACATGGTGTATTGCTAACAACTAGCGAATGTTTACTGAATAAAAACCGTAACCCTGATTTAAACCCAAGTGACATAGAAGTACTTTTAAAAGCGCACTTAGGCGCTACTGATTTTTTATGGGTTGATCATGGTTATTTAGCTGGTGACGACACCGATAGCCACATTGATACGCTCGTTCGTTTTGCACCTAACAACACCCTTGTGTATGTAAAATGTGACGATAAAAGCGATGAGCATTTTAGCGCGCTAGATGCCATGGAAAAACAACTACAAAGCTTTAAAACTGCTGATAACACCCCATATAAGCTAATTGAGTTACCGTGGCCAAAAGCCGTGTATGACGATGAAAATACGCGTCTACCTGCCACCTATGCAAATTACTTAATTATAAATAACGCAGTATTAGTGCCTATTTATGACGATATAAACGACCAACGTGCTTTAACACAAGTTCAAAAAGCATACCCAGAGCACACAATTATTGGTGTAAATTGTTTACCTATTATTGAGCAATTTGGCAGTCTTCACTGCATTACAATGCAATTACCCCGTGGATTTTTAGCTGGAGCAGCACAATGA
- a CDS encoding carbon-nitrogen hydrolase, with translation MTSPAHLSVALVQQSNSDNAEHNIEKSIAGIRDAASKGAQLVVLQELHRSLYFCQTEDVDVFDLAETIPGPSSNILGELAKELGIVIVASLFEKRATGLYHNTAVVLEKDGSIAGKYRKMHIPDDPGFYEKFYFTPGDLGFEPIQTSVGKLGVLVCWDQWFPEAARLMAMAGAELLIYPTAIGWDPRDDKDEQTRQKEAWVISQRAHAVANGVPVISCNRVGHESDPSGQSDGIQFWGNSFIAGPQGEMLAEADNQNEQILMVKLDQKRSENVRRIWPYLRDRRIDHYQDLTKIYRD, from the coding sequence ATGACAAGCCCTGCACATTTATCAGTTGCCTTAGTGCAACAAAGCAACAGTGACAACGCTGAACATAACATTGAAAAGTCAATTGCGGGCATTCGCGATGCAGCAAGTAAAGGCGCGCAACTTGTTGTACTTCAAGAATTACACCGTAGTTTATATTTTTGCCAAACCGAAGACGTTGATGTATTTGATTTGGCCGAAACAATACCAGGCCCAAGTAGTAATATTTTAGGTGAACTCGCCAAAGAGCTTGGTATTGTGATTGTAGCGTCATTATTTGAAAAACGTGCTACGGGCCTTTACCACAATACCGCCGTGGTGCTTGAAAAAGACGGCAGCATTGCAGGTAAATACCGTAAAATGCATATTCCAGACGACCCAGGGTTTTATGAAAAGTTTTACTTTACTCCTGGGGACTTAGGCTTTGAGCCTATTCAAACCTCAGTAGGTAAACTAGGTGTACTGGTATGTTGGGATCAATGGTTTCCTGAAGCCGCGCGCTTAATGGCAATGGCCGGTGCTGAGCTTTTAATTTACCCAACAGCTATTGGCTGGGATCCTCGCGATGATAAAGACGAGCAAACCCGCCAAAAAGAAGCTTGGGTTATTTCACAGCGAGCGCATGCGGTTGCTAATGGCGTTCCGGTGATTAGTTGTAACCGGGTTGGTCATGAAAGCGACCCGAGCGGTCAAAGTGACGGTATTCAATTTTGGGGTAACTCGTTTATTGCAGGCCCTCAAGGTGAAATGTTGGCAGAGGCTGATAACCAAAATGAACAAATATTAATGGTAAAACTTGATCAAAAACGCAGCGAGAACGTAAGACGCATCTGGCCGTATTTACGCGACCGTAGAATTGATCATTATCAAGATTTAACAAAAATTTACCGTGACTAA
- the mfd gene encoding transcription-repair coupling factor, with protein sequence MAFEQWAALPWVKSQKDRIQWGELLGSGLSIAIAQGVKQQDNLVLIVTPDTPSALRLETELEYLLPDNPVMIFPDWETLPYDHFSPHQDIISARLATLNTLKKEQQSVLIVPVSTLMLRTAPASFIYGSTLNFKVGDRLDTHALRENLEQAGYLHVQQVMEHGEYAIRGSIVDLYPMGSKHPFRLDFFDDELDTIRLFDVETQRSDEKVDKIELLPAHEFPTNESDIERFRISYREKFGASAEQDSVYMQVSKGNWPAGIEYYMPLFFEGLATIFDYLPDSTTVMQLGDLEHAADNFWHDVNVRYENRRVDPLRPLLPPDELYQPINELFSNLGNYGRIRLSQAKLGTKAGNKNLAVNELPNVRIDHKQHQPYDAFINYVAEQKKKKGRVVISVESDGRRESLLSILKPSGLKFKEFDSFEQFTNSSNDVGLIVSPLEQSVVLSTKPSLSIITEQELLGIKVSQRRRRKHKYEASQDALIRNLAELKEGQPVVHLDHGVGRYQGLQTIDAAGVVTEFVTITYAGEAKLYVPVSALHMLSRYSGGEEASAPLHKLGSDAWDKAKKRAAEKVRDVAAELLDIYAQRQAKPGNKFTLDGQAYRQFSDSFPFEETDDQRNAIEAVLGDMQSKQAMDRLVCGDVGFGKTEVAMRAAFVAVNDNKQVAILVPTTLLAQQHYDNFKDRFADFPIEVGVLSRFNSTKEQKETLERMSDGKLDVVIGTHKLIQQDINFKDLGLLIVDEEHRFGVRQKEKIKALRADVDILTLTATPIPRTLNMAMSGMRDLSIIATPPAKRLAVKTFVRQRDEELIREAVLREIKRGGQVYFLHNNVETIERVAQEISEWVPEATVTSAHGQMREQELEQIMTDFYHQKYNVLVCTTIIETGIDVPTANTIIMDRADKLGLAQLHQLRGRVGRSHHQAYAYLLTGNPKALSKDAKKRLDAIASLEDLGAGFALATHDLEIRGAGELLGDDQSGQMQTIGFNLYMEMLEQAVNALKNGQEPTLENLLQKQTEVDLKLPALLPDDYIHDVNARLGMYKRVASCASLADIDELQVELIDRFGLLPDAAKNLFSLQQLKMQASNLGITKIEANPKGGYFEFSQNTKVNPSFIIGLIQSAPHIYKMDGANKLRFAISEANARERLKMITAMIADFEKKVSH encoded by the coding sequence ATGGCGTTTGAGCAATGGGCAGCCTTGCCTTGGGTAAAATCTCAAAAAGATAGAATTCAATGGGGCGAACTTTTAGGCAGTGGCTTAAGCATTGCTATTGCACAAGGTGTAAAACAGCAAGATAACTTGGTGTTAATTGTTACCCCTGATACACCAAGTGCTCTGCGCCTTGAAACAGAATTAGAGTACTTGCTGCCTGATAACCCAGTGATGATATTTCCGGATTGGGAAACATTGCCTTATGATCACTTCTCACCCCACCAAGATATTATTTCAGCGCGCTTAGCAACACTCAATACACTGAAAAAAGAGCAACAAAGCGTGCTCATTGTGCCGGTATCAACCTTGATGCTGCGTACTGCCCCAGCATCATTTATATACGGCTCAACGCTGAACTTTAAAGTAGGCGATAGATTAGACACTCATGCCCTGCGAGAAAATTTAGAGCAAGCGGGTTACTTACATGTGCAACAAGTCATGGAACATGGCGAATATGCCATACGCGGCTCTATTGTTGATTTATACCCCATGGGGAGTAAGCATCCATTTAGGCTCGACTTTTTTGATGATGAGCTAGATACCATCCGTTTATTTGATGTGGAAACTCAGCGATCAGACGAAAAAGTAGACAAAATTGAGCTACTGCCTGCTCATGAGTTCCCTACTAACGAATCAGATATTGAACGTTTCAGAATAAGCTATCGTGAAAAATTTGGCGCAAGTGCTGAGCAAGACTCAGTCTACATGCAGGTCAGCAAAGGCAATTGGCCAGCAGGTATAGAATATTACATGCCGCTGTTTTTTGAAGGCTTAGCAACCATATTCGACTACTTGCCTGACTCAACAACGGTCATGCAGTTAGGGGATTTAGAGCATGCAGCAGATAACTTTTGGCACGATGTTAATGTGCGTTATGAGAACCGCCGTGTAGATCCTCTGCGTCCACTATTACCGCCCGATGAATTATATCAGCCAATTAATGAGCTGTTTTCCAATTTAGGCAATTATGGCCGCATTCGCCTATCGCAAGCAAAGCTAGGCACCAAAGCAGGTAATAAAAACCTCGCAGTTAATGAATTGCCCAATGTACGCATCGATCATAAACAACATCAACCCTACGATGCATTTATAAATTATGTGGCAGAACAAAAAAAGAAAAAAGGCCGAGTTGTCATCAGTGTTGAGTCAGACGGTCGACGCGAATCATTACTGAGTATATTAAAACCTAGCGGCTTAAAATTTAAAGAATTTGATAGTTTTGAGCAGTTTACCAACAGCAGTAATGACGTTGGTTTAATTGTCAGTCCGCTTGAGCAAAGTGTAGTGCTTAGTACTAAACCAAGCTTGAGCATTATTACCGAGCAAGAATTGCTTGGGATCAAAGTATCACAACGCAGACGTCGTAAGCACAAGTATGAAGCAAGCCAAGACGCGCTAATTCGTAACTTAGCAGAGCTTAAAGAAGGTCAACCGGTTGTGCACCTTGACCATGGTGTGGGCCGTTATCAAGGGCTGCAAACGATTGATGCCGCCGGTGTGGTGACTGAATTTGTAACAATTACTTATGCAGGTGAAGCAAAGCTTTATGTGCCGGTATCGGCACTTCATATGCTTAGTCGTTACTCAGGCGGTGAAGAGGCCAGTGCGCCACTGCATAAACTCGGCTCTGATGCCTGGGATAAAGCGAAAAAGCGCGCCGCCGAAAAAGTACGTGATGTAGCCGCAGAGTTACTCGACATATATGCACAACGCCAAGCTAAGCCTGGTAATAAGTTTACGCTTGATGGCCAAGCTTATCGCCAATTTAGCGATAGCTTCCCGTTTGAAGAAACGGATGATCAACGTAACGCCATTGAAGCGGTACTTGGTGACATGCAGTCAAAACAAGCCATGGATCGCTTAGTATGTGGTGATGTAGGTTTTGGTAAGACCGAAGTAGCTATGCGTGCAGCCTTTGTAGCAGTTAACGATAATAAGCAGGTGGCTATTTTAGTCCCTACCACCCTACTTGCTCAGCAACACTACGATAATTTTAAAGACCGCTTTGCTGATTTTCCAATTGAAGTGGGTGTGCTGTCGCGTTTTAATTCGACCAAAGAGCAAAAAGAAACCCTTGAAAGAATGAGTGATGGCAAGCTAGATGTGGTTATTGGCACTCATAAATTGATTCAACAAGATATCAACTTTAAAGATTTAGGCCTGTTAATTGTTGATGAAGAACACCGATTTGGGGTTCGTCAAAAAGAAAAAATTAAAGCCCTGAGAGCTGATGTAGACATACTCACTCTGACCGCTACGCCTATTCCGCGTACATTAAACATGGCGATGAGTGGCATGCGTGATTTATCAATTATTGCCACTCCACCGGCTAAACGTTTAGCGGTTAAGACCTTTGTACGCCAACGCGACGAAGAGCTTATTCGCGAAGCGGTACTGCGTGAAATTAAACGTGGCGGCCAAGTATACTTTTTACATAACAACGTAGAAACCATTGAACGTGTCGCTCAAGAAATTAGTGAATGGGTGCCTGAGGCAACAGTAACCTCTGCACATGGGCAAATGCGAGAGCAAGAGCTTGAGCAGATAATGACCGACTTTTATCATCAAAAATACAATGTCCTTGTGTGTACCACAATCATTGAAACCGGTATTGACGTGCCCACAGCAAACACCATAATTATGGATAGAGCCGATAAACTTGGTCTTGCTCAACTACACCAATTACGCGGACGTGTAGGTAGAAGCCATCACCAAGCCTATGCTTATTTACTTACCGGTAACCCTAAGGCACTCTCTAAAGATGCGAAAAAACGTTTAGACGCGATTGCCTCATTAGAAGATTTAGGCGCTGGCTTTGCCTTAGCAACTCATGATTTAGAAATTCGTGGTGCGGGTGAGCTATTAGGGGATGATCAATCAGGGCAAATGCAGACCATTGGCTTTAATTTGTACATGGAAATGCTTGAACAGGCCGTTAACGCACTTAAAAATGGTCAAGAGCCAACTCTTGAAAATCTATTACAAAAACAGACAGAAGTAGACTTAAAGCTACCGGCTCTGTTGCCAGATGACTATATTCACGATGTTAACGCGCGTTTAGGAATGTACAAGCGTGTAGCAAGTTGTGCTAGTCTTGCTGATATTGATGAGTTGCAAGTTGAATTGATAGACCGCTTTGGTTTATTACCCGATGCAGCTAAAAACTTGTTTAGCTTACAACAACTAAAAATGCAGGCGAGTAATTTAGGCATAACAAAAATTGAAGCTAACCCGAAAGGGGGTTACTTTGAGTTTAGTCAAAATACTAAGGTTAATCCTAGCTTCATTATTGGTTTGATACAAAGTGCGCCGCATATCTACAAGATGGATGGCGCAAATAAATTACGCTTTGCCATTAGCGAGGCAAATGCCCGTGAACGCTTAAAAATGATCACTGCTATGATTGCAGATTTCGAAAAAAAGGTTAGCCATTAA
- a CDS encoding PilZ domain-containing protein gives MNNQKLADFELYFQIEESNRVNLFTVDDAVVPKSLAELDADIPPLFKLANEVSSLDQSALGPLRNLGDIAQELTTFLQAQSRKIDLIMSHILASEQPEDNSIYCDSYGGGGIKFTSEHLYTLGQKFRTKLFLQHEASAVYCYSEVVAIEKQDNEHYQYTLLFVSIRDSDQELVVRASLHAQTRQLKKRQQLEKAKESSNE, from the coding sequence ATGAATAATCAAAAATTAGCTGATTTTGAGCTTTACTTTCAAATTGAAGAAAGCAATCGCGTCAATCTATTTACTGTAGATGACGCGGTGGTACCAAAAAGTTTAGCTGAACTAGACGCAGATATTCCGCCTTTATTTAAACTTGCTAACGAAGTCAGTAGTTTAGATCAAAGCGCTTTGGGCCCTTTGCGTAACTTAGGAGATATTGCCCAAGAACTGACGACGTTTTTACAAGCTCAGTCGCGCAAAATAGATTTGATCATGAGCCATATTTTAGCTTCAGAACAACCTGAAGATAACTCTATTTATTGCGACAGTTATGGCGGCGGCGGAATTAAGTTTACCAGTGAACATTTGTACACATTAGGTCAGAAATTTCGTACCAAACTGTTTTTACAACACGAAGCCTCTGCAGTGTATTGTTATAGCGAAGTCGTTGCTATAGAAAAACAAGACAATGAGCATTACCAATATACCCTGCTCTTTGTATCAATAAGAGACAGTGATCAAGAGTTAGTTGTTAGAGCCAGTTTACATGCGCAAACACGCCAGCTTAAAAAGCGTCAGCAACTTGAAAAAGCAAAAGAGAGTTCAAACGAGTAA
- a CDS encoding FecR domain-containing protein — MNNVHQFTSKELILEKASLWISAIDRGLSIQEQEQFKLWMLQSTAHQNAVYELAQLWDDLSVLNELSVLFPNKHSAGIKTKPAYVYGIAASIIAALMMCSYFLINIDSNFSQNLAKVNYTKIYKTKVGEQATYVLPDGTIVQLNTNSSLEVAYSQGRRQLLLSRGEGRFNVAKDASRPFSVMAGDKSFTALGTVFNVQRNTSSDLELVVTEGKVMITDPSVAVNADDFKAYQQADNSNHEIRQINANIVISGEKAIIEQSVTKPITQLSVDDVQRDLAWQNGMLIFNGEQLVDALNEVSRYTATRFELSSDELARIKVAGVFKAGDVAGLLESLQNNFSIEHERLGEHVVSLKYQKKS, encoded by the coding sequence ATGAATAACGTCCATCAATTTACTTCAAAAGAATTAATCTTAGAAAAAGCATCGCTATGGATAAGCGCGATTGATCGTGGCTTAAGTATACAAGAGCAAGAGCAATTTAAACTATGGATGCTACAAAGCACCGCTCATCAAAATGCGGTATATGAGTTAGCGCAACTGTGGGACGACTTAAGTGTGCTTAACGAACTTAGCGTATTGTTTCCTAATAAACACTCAGCTGGCATTAAAACCAAGCCTGCCTATGTATATGGTATTGCAGCAAGTATTATTGCAGCCTTAATGATGTGTAGCTATTTTTTGATAAACATTGATAGCAACTTTAGCCAAAATTTAGCTAAAGTAAATTATACAAAAATTTATAAAACAAAGGTTGGCGAGCAAGCAACCTATGTTTTACCAGATGGCACAATAGTTCAGCTTAATACCAATAGTTCATTGGAAGTAGCTTATAGCCAAGGGCGCAGACAGTTATTACTAAGCCGTGGGGAAGGACGTTTTAACGTAGCTAAAGATGCATCACGACCATTTAGTGTGATGGCGGGTGACAAAAGCTTTACCGCACTTGGTACAGTATTTAATGTTCAGCGCAATACCTCATCAGATCTCGAGTTGGTAGTCACTGAAGGTAAAGTGATGATCACCGATCCTAGCGTTGCCGTTAATGCTGACGATTTTAAAGCGTATCAGCAAGCTGATAACAGCAATCACGAAATCCGCCAGATCAATGCCAATATAGTGATATCGGGTGAAAAAGCTATTATTGAACAGAGCGTTACTAAACCAATTACACAATTATCGGTTGATGACGTACAACGCGATTTAGCATGGCAAAATGGCATGTTGATATTCAATGGCGAGCAACTGGTTGATGCCTTAAACGAAGTTAGCCGTTATACCGCCACGCGATTTGAACTGTCATCTGATGAATTAGCGCGTATTAAAGTGGCTGGCGTTTTTAAAGCGGGTGATGTCGCAGGGCTTTTAGAGAGCTTACAAAATAATTTTTCAATTGAGCATGAGCGTTTAGGCGAGCATGTTGTTAGTTTAAAATATCAAAAAAAGTCATAG
- a CDS encoding peptidoglycan binding protein CsiV, which translates to MLLKKSLVILCCLFSSTAFAERWFEVEVLIFKQRPAPYLQEDFSLKHDAIEDKNTLDLLSPVYKNQAMDACINGDPRFQTRTFADTLVNSNPQSAACNDSIDYIKSYDVLPVIPQAPAQETMEQTYLLAPEQLQFESQRQALDRKGLTPLLHTGWRFEGASKSRSPSIHLFAGSQLKNNINTAISYANSDFISLINTPEPLFIETQSPEMKWELDGLFKIHLRHYLFINAHFDISEKRDNGELESARFSQFRRVFSEDIHYFDHPRLGMIVQIRKFNH; encoded by the coding sequence ATGTTGCTGAAAAAATCGCTGGTTATTTTATGCTGCTTGTTCAGCAGTACTGCATTTGCAGAGCGCTGGTTTGAAGTAGAGGTATTGATATTTAAACAACGCCCTGCCCCATACCTACAAGAAGACTTTAGCTTAAAGCACGATGCCATAGAAGATAAAAACACCTTAGATTTACTAAGCCCAGTTTATAAAAACCAAGCAATGGACGCGTGTATAAACGGCGACCCGCGTTTTCAAACACGTACCTTTGCTGACACCTTAGTTAACTCAAACCCACAGTCAGCAGCATGTAACGACAGCATTGATTATATAAAGAGTTACGATGTGCTACCAGTAATCCCTCAGGCACCAGCACAAGAGACGATGGAGCAAACTTACCTGTTAGCCCCTGAGCAATTGCAGTTCGAATCACAACGTCAAGCCCTAGACCGCAAAGGACTTACTCCTTTATTACACACCGGCTGGCGATTTGAAGGTGCGAGCAAATCACGTTCGCCTAGCATACACTTGTTTGCAGGCAGCCAATTAAAGAACAATATAAACACCGCGATTAGTTACGCCAATTCTGATTTTATTAGCTTGATAAATACGCCTGAGCCACTATTTATCGAAACTCAATCTCCCGAAATGAAATGGGAATTAGATGGGCTATTTAAAATACACTTGCGCCATTACTTATTCATTAATGCACACTTTGATATTAGTGAAAAACGTGACAATGGAGAGCTAGAGTCAGCCCGTTTTTCACAGTTTAGACGGGTGTTTAGCGAAGATATTCATTACTTTGATCACCCTCGACTGGGGATGATTGTACAAATTCGAAAATTTAATCATTAA
- a CDS encoding RNA polymerase sigma factor, with product MARGLKLASTFSDISTQLRRFVSKIVLPDDVDDIVQETFVKSYEAELKQDIQYTRSYMLKTAKHLALNHIAKWDNKFSTPLNHETELPKLLKSMQLEDEYTSKERFLLFCRATEQLSPVVRKCFILKKVYGMSQKEIAQQMQLSQSTVEKHIAKGLLNTMLYMREQAQDESEHGQQSASIVRAVK from the coding sequence GTGGCTCGAGGACTTAAATTAGCCAGTACATTCTCAGATATATCCACGCAACTGCGACGCTTTGTGTCTAAAATTGTCTTACCCGACGATGTTGATGATATTGTTCAAGAAACCTTTGTTAAAAGTTATGAAGCAGAGCTAAAACAGGATATTCAATATACCCGCAGCTATATGTTAAAAACAGCCAAGCACCTCGCCTTGAATCATATAGCTAAATGGGATAATAAATTTAGTACTCCTTTGAATCACGAAACTGAACTTCCTAAATTGCTCAAATCGATGCAATTAGAAGATGAATACACCTCCAAAGAGCGTTTTTTACTATTTTGCCGAGCTACTGAGCAATTAAGCCCTGTGGTAAGAAAGTGTTTTATATTAAAAAAAGTATATGGGATGAGCCAAAAAGAGATCGCACAGCAAATGCAGCTAAGTCAAAGCACGGTAGAAAAGCACATTGCTAAAGGACTATTAAACACCATGCTGTATATGCGCGAGCAAGCGCAAGATGAGAGTGAGCATGGGCAACAAAGTGCGAGCATTGTGAGGGCAGTAAAATGA